In the Hordeum vulgare subsp. vulgare chromosome 7H, MorexV3_pseudomolecules_assembly, whole genome shotgun sequence genome, one interval contains:
- the LOC123408353 gene encoding protein FAR1-RELATED SEQUENCE 6-like isoform X1, with amino-acid sequence MEEEDYSTESSNEEDVQEDADKEKTLAEGHVFRPVDIDPEWIPKVGMIFDSEEDAFQFYVAYGCRSGFGITRRSNNTFDGFRYRSTFICSKGGQSRLRSGVTRPARKRGTKTGCKAKIIVKDAHFQNRWEVIVLELEHNHPLDPSSVKYKKHLENFPFSLNPPRSSEAPQSCSVVAHSSSFGDSGIPSSAQIEIKTKIDRNRKLKLGEGDLEALVRFFNDMQDRNPCFFHSLDMNEQGQLRNVFWADAKSRSSYNYFGDVVAINVTNFSDQYDIQFVSFVGTNHHAQPLLLGCGLLAGRSLGAYVWLFDTWLRCMNATPPPSIITNYCHDVAIAVKKVFPNSRHRFCLWHILNELPEKLAGMEKKDEVISTFSTLAYDSVTMPDFDKEWQEMIHQFQLEGNEWLSKLYEVRTQWAPIYVKEFFWAGMSVTDRSDSATDYFDGWLTSGTSVKMFVEQYEAAVRTKLEKETYEDLQSSQMRPQLMTGLPVEEQAAKMYTTEIFQTFLNEIGHSFQCNCNIFDRTDSVVTYIVSEHVNQTKVDYKVDYDNTEDDIWCICRLFQFKGILCRHALTVLRQELVPMIPSKYIIHRWCKDCKLTCSSMSRDVSLSTQELGSYDDLYKLGHRYFAEVVELGSVNSESKDYALSIMREIRDKVISYEKSLRDQRVDSQVSTANFAYNPVNEDFTDDALPISLSTKGWDLMQGQSKRSRKKKLTTPTVLDTLKKKTKRAYNKRRNATANNLNTMVTATDSIAESTNVQQDQVNEGWPLTSSGAPDTFPYGVETISFDLTQYNNAPSFHWPESSSRSQLQ; translated from the exons ATGGAAGAGGAAGACTATAGCACCGAATCATCCAATGAAGAAGACGTGCAGGAAGATGCTGACAAGGAAAAAACCCTTGCTGAGGGCCATGTCTTTAGGCCGGTTGATATAGATCCAGAATGGATACCTAAAGTAGGGATGATATTTGATTCAGAGGAAGACGCCTTTCAGTTCTATGTCGCATATGGCTGCCGCTCTGGTTTTGGTATCACAAGGAGATCTAACAACACCTTTGATGGTTTCCGCTATCGCTCTACCTTCATATGCTCTAAAGGAGGGCAATCTAGGCTCAGATCTGGTGTTACTAGGCCTGCAAGAAAGCGAGGCACAAAGACTGGCTGCAAGGCTAAGATCATTGTCAAGGACGCCCATTTTCAGAATCGCTGGGAAGTTATTGTTCTCGAGTTGGAGCATAACCATCCACTGGATCCCAGTTCGGTTAAATATAAGAAGCATTTGGAGAACTTCCCTTTCTCTCTAAATCCACCTCGCTCGTCTGAGGCACCGCAGAGTTGCTCAGTTGTTGCACATTCTAGTAGTTTTGGAGATAGTGGCATACCTTCATCTGCCCAGATTGAAATCAAGACCAAGATAGACAGAAATAGAAAACTGAAGCTTGGTGAAGGAGATCTAGAGGCATTAGTGAGGTTTTTCAACGACATGCAAGACCGAAACCCGTGTTTCTTTCACAGTTTAGACATGAATGAGCAAGGACAGCTAAGGAATGTGTTCTGGGCTGATGCCAAATCACGTAGTTCCTACAATTACTTTGGTGATGTGGTTGCTATTAATGTCACAAACTTCAGTGATCAGTATGATATACAGTTTGTGTCATTTGTTGGCACTAACCACCATGCTCAACCACTGTTACtagggtgtggtttgcttgctggtAGATCTCTTGGAGCTTACGTGTGGCTTTTTGATACATGGTTAAGATGCATGAATGCCACGCCACCACCTTCAATAATTACCAACTATTGTCATGATGTTGCAATAGCTGTTAAAAAGGTCTTCCCCAATTCACGGCACCGCTTTTGCCTTTGGCACATTTTAAATGAGCTTCCTGAAAAGTTGGCCggaatggaaaagaaggatgaagTGATTTCTACTTTCAGCACATTGGCCTATGACTCAGTTACTATGCCTGATTTTGACAAAGAGTGGCAAGAAATGATACATCAATTTCAGTTGGAGGGAAATGAATGGCTGTCCAAATTATACGAGGTGAGGACACAGTGGGCTCCTATTTATGTGAAGGAATTTTTTTGGGCGGGAATGTCCGTCACAGACAGAAGTGACAGTGCAACTGACTATTTTGATGGCTGGTTAACGTCTGGTACATCTGTGAAAATGTTCGTTGAGCAGTATGAGGCAGCCGTTAGAACTAAGCTAGAAAAGGAAACCTACGAGGATTTGCAATCATCTCAGATGAGGCCACAGTTGATGACTGGATTGCCTGTGGAGGAGCAAGCAGCAAAGATGTACACAACAGAGATATTTCAAACTTTCTTGAATGAAATAGGGCATTCATTTCAGTGCAACTGTAATATATTTGATCGGACTGATTCAGTAGTTACATACATAGTATCAGAGCATGTAAATCAAACAAAGGTGGACTACAAAGTTGATTATGACAATACTGAAGATGATATATGGTGCATCTGCCGGTTGTTCCAATTTAAAGGTATATTGTGCAGACATGCTCTCACTGTACTGAGGCAGGAGCTTGTACCGATGATTCCATCAAAATACATCATTCATCGCTGGTGCAAGGATTGTAAACTAACTTGTTCTTCAATGTCCCGGGACGTCTCATTAAGTACTCAGGAGTTGGGAAGTTATGATGATCTCTACAAACTAGGCCACCGATACTTTGCAGAAGTTGTGGAACTGGGTTCTGTGAACTCGGAATCAAAAGATTATGCTTTGTCAATCATGAGGGAGATCAGGGATAAAGTGATTTCTTATGAGAAGTCACTAAGAGATCAGAGGGTTGACAGTCAAGTTTCAACTGCTAATTTTGCATATAATCCAGTGAATGAGGATTTTACTGATGATGCATTACCCATTTCTCTTAGTACGAAGGGCTGGGATCTCATGCAAGGTCAGTCAAAACGTTCTCGCAAGAAGAAACTGACGACACCGACAGTTCTTGATACcctgaaaaagaaaactaaaagggCCTATAACAAGAGGAGGAATGCCACTGCGAACAACCTAAACACAATGGTCACCGCAACTGACAGCATAGCTGAAAGCACAAAT GTTCAGCAGGATCAAGTAAATGAGGGATGGCCATTAACATCTAGTGGTGCACCAGATACCTTCCCTTACGGA GTGGAGACTATATCTTTCGATTTGACACAATACAACAATGCGCCAAGCTTCCATTGGCCTGAAAGCAGTAGCAGGTCTCAGCTTCAGTGA
- the LOC123408353 gene encoding protein FAR1-RELATED SEQUENCE 6-like isoform X2: MEEEDYSTESSNEEDVQEDADKEKTLAEGHVFRPVDIDPEWIPKVGMIFDSEEDAFQFYVAYGCRSGFGITRRSNNTFDGFRYRSTFICSKGGQSRLRSGVTRPARKRGTKTGCKAKIIVKDAHFQNRWEVIVLELEHNHPLDPSSVKYKKHLENFPFSLNPPRSSEAPQSCSVVAHSSSFGDSGIPSSAQIEIKTKIDRNRKLKLGEGDLEALVRFFNDMQDRNPCFFHSLDMNEQGQLRNVFWADAKSRSSYNYFGDVVAINVTNFSDQYDIQFVSFVGTNHHAQPLLLGCGLLAGRSLGAYVWLFDTWLRCMNATPPPSIITNYCHDVAIAVKKVFPNSRHRFCLWHILNELPEKLAGMEKKDEVISTFSTLAYDSVTMPDFDKEWQEMIHQFQLEGNEWLSKLYEVRTQWAPIYVKEFFWAGMSVTDRSDSATDYFDGWLTSGTSVKMFVEQYEAAVRTKLEKETYEDLQSSQMRPQLMTGLPVEEQAAKMYTTEIFQTFLNEIGHSFQCNCNIFDRTDSVVTYIVSEHVNQTKVDYKVDYDNTEDDIWCICRLFQFKGILCRHALTVLRQELVPMIPSKYIIHRWCKDCKLTCSSMSRDVSLSTQELGSYDDLYKLGHRYFAEVVELGSVNSESKDYALSIMREIRDKVISYEKSLRDQRVDSQVSTANFAYNPVNEDFTDDALPISLSTKGWDLMQGQSKRSRKKKLTTPTVLDTLKKKTKRAYNKRRNATANNLNTMVTATDSIAESTNQDQVNEGWPLTSSGAPDTFPYGVETISFDLTQYNNAPSFHWPESSSRSQLQ; this comes from the exons ATGGAAGAGGAAGACTATAGCACCGAATCATCCAATGAAGAAGACGTGCAGGAAGATGCTGACAAGGAAAAAACCCTTGCTGAGGGCCATGTCTTTAGGCCGGTTGATATAGATCCAGAATGGATACCTAAAGTAGGGATGATATTTGATTCAGAGGAAGACGCCTTTCAGTTCTATGTCGCATATGGCTGCCGCTCTGGTTTTGGTATCACAAGGAGATCTAACAACACCTTTGATGGTTTCCGCTATCGCTCTACCTTCATATGCTCTAAAGGAGGGCAATCTAGGCTCAGATCTGGTGTTACTAGGCCTGCAAGAAAGCGAGGCACAAAGACTGGCTGCAAGGCTAAGATCATTGTCAAGGACGCCCATTTTCAGAATCGCTGGGAAGTTATTGTTCTCGAGTTGGAGCATAACCATCCACTGGATCCCAGTTCGGTTAAATATAAGAAGCATTTGGAGAACTTCCCTTTCTCTCTAAATCCACCTCGCTCGTCTGAGGCACCGCAGAGTTGCTCAGTTGTTGCACATTCTAGTAGTTTTGGAGATAGTGGCATACCTTCATCTGCCCAGATTGAAATCAAGACCAAGATAGACAGAAATAGAAAACTGAAGCTTGGTGAAGGAGATCTAGAGGCATTAGTGAGGTTTTTCAACGACATGCAAGACCGAAACCCGTGTTTCTTTCACAGTTTAGACATGAATGAGCAAGGACAGCTAAGGAATGTGTTCTGGGCTGATGCCAAATCACGTAGTTCCTACAATTACTTTGGTGATGTGGTTGCTATTAATGTCACAAACTTCAGTGATCAGTATGATATACAGTTTGTGTCATTTGTTGGCACTAACCACCATGCTCAACCACTGTTACtagggtgtggtttgcttgctggtAGATCTCTTGGAGCTTACGTGTGGCTTTTTGATACATGGTTAAGATGCATGAATGCCACGCCACCACCTTCAATAATTACCAACTATTGTCATGATGTTGCAATAGCTGTTAAAAAGGTCTTCCCCAATTCACGGCACCGCTTTTGCCTTTGGCACATTTTAAATGAGCTTCCTGAAAAGTTGGCCggaatggaaaagaaggatgaagTGATTTCTACTTTCAGCACATTGGCCTATGACTCAGTTACTATGCCTGATTTTGACAAAGAGTGGCAAGAAATGATACATCAATTTCAGTTGGAGGGAAATGAATGGCTGTCCAAATTATACGAGGTGAGGACACAGTGGGCTCCTATTTATGTGAAGGAATTTTTTTGGGCGGGAATGTCCGTCACAGACAGAAGTGACAGTGCAACTGACTATTTTGATGGCTGGTTAACGTCTGGTACATCTGTGAAAATGTTCGTTGAGCAGTATGAGGCAGCCGTTAGAACTAAGCTAGAAAAGGAAACCTACGAGGATTTGCAATCATCTCAGATGAGGCCACAGTTGATGACTGGATTGCCTGTGGAGGAGCAAGCAGCAAAGATGTACACAACAGAGATATTTCAAACTTTCTTGAATGAAATAGGGCATTCATTTCAGTGCAACTGTAATATATTTGATCGGACTGATTCAGTAGTTACATACATAGTATCAGAGCATGTAAATCAAACAAAGGTGGACTACAAAGTTGATTATGACAATACTGAAGATGATATATGGTGCATCTGCCGGTTGTTCCAATTTAAAGGTATATTGTGCAGACATGCTCTCACTGTACTGAGGCAGGAGCTTGTACCGATGATTCCATCAAAATACATCATTCATCGCTGGTGCAAGGATTGTAAACTAACTTGTTCTTCAATGTCCCGGGACGTCTCATTAAGTACTCAGGAGTTGGGAAGTTATGATGATCTCTACAAACTAGGCCACCGATACTTTGCAGAAGTTGTGGAACTGGGTTCTGTGAACTCGGAATCAAAAGATTATGCTTTGTCAATCATGAGGGAGATCAGGGATAAAGTGATTTCTTATGAGAAGTCACTAAGAGATCAGAGGGTTGACAGTCAAGTTTCAACTGCTAATTTTGCATATAATCCAGTGAATGAGGATTTTACTGATGATGCATTACCCATTTCTCTTAGTACGAAGGGCTGGGATCTCATGCAAGGTCAGTCAAAACGTTCTCGCAAGAAGAAACTGACGACACCGACAGTTCTTGATACcctgaaaaagaaaactaaaagggCCTATAACAAGAGGAGGAATGCCACTGCGAACAACCTAAACACAATGGTCACCGCAACTGACAGCATAGCTGAAAGCACAAAT CAGGATCAAGTAAATGAGGGATGGCCATTAACATCTAGTGGTGCACCAGATACCTTCCCTTACGGA GTGGAGACTATATCTTTCGATTTGACACAATACAACAATGCGCCAAGCTTCCATTGGCCTGAAAGCAGTAGCAGGTCTCAGCTTCAGTGA